A stretch of the Apteryx mantelli isolate bAptMan1 chromosome 3, bAptMan1.hap1, whole genome shotgun sequence genome encodes the following:
- the THBD gene encoding thrombomodulin, translating to MRRLPLPLLLAAAAAATAGLALALPALPEPSGTQCIEHDCFSVFWQPAPFAAAGAACERRGGHLMTVRSTVAEDAIALLVQNRSGSLWLGLRLPAACTEPAQRLRGFQWVTGDRRTDYANWRTAGPRCGLRCVAVARDLRWEERRCDAAADGFLCEFNYADSCPQLPPAAGLAVAYSTPFGARGGDFLALPPGSAAHVAALGLELRCAEAEGGGGGGGGLRWRRDAPGAWACELGNGGCEAACRAEHGPPRCLCPAGKRLGADGRSCASPCADAPCQHHCVPDGAAFLCMCDSGYELAADGSSCRDVDDCATKPGICDQECVNTDGGFECRCRRGYEMVEGHCRFVSHCYEAPCKHECEDVPGGYRCRCFEGYAVHPREPTQCVPHCDRSECPAECDPHAQDSCECPDGFIFDDREGGLKFCVDIDECDMNYCDHNCTNLPGGYTCHCDAGYELLDQHRCAKAGEEEGAYSGDAAPGSETPAPTRTPPKASPLHPGVLVGIAVGILSMVLVLLALVYHLAKKRCRSPSTMDYKCNSGAEKEMGLHQVTPGCTASSQKL from the coding sequence atgcggcggctcccgctgccgctgctgctggctgccgccgccgcggccaccgcggggctggcgctggcgctgccggcgctgccggAGCCGTCGGGCACGCAGTGCATCGAGCACGACTGCTTCAGCGTCTTCTGGCAGCCGGCGCCCttcgcggcggcgggcgcggcgtgcgagcggcgcggcgggcacCTCATGACCGTGCGCTCCACCGTGGCCGAGGACGCGATCGCGCTGCTGGTGCAGAACCGCAGCGGCTCCctgtggctggggctgcgctTGCCGGCGGCTTGCACCGAGCCGGCGCAGCGGCTGCGCGGCTTCCAGTGGGTCACGGGCGACCGGCGCACCGACTACGCCAACTGGCGCacggcggggccgcgctgcgggcTGCGCTGCGTGGCCGTGGCGCGCGACCTGCGCTGGGAGGAGCGGCGCTGCGACGCCGCCGCCGACGGCTTCCTCTGCGAGTTCAACTACGCCGACAGCtgcccgcagctgccgccggccgccggccTCGCCGTCGCCTACAGCACGCCCttcggcgcccgcggcggcgacTTCTTGGCGctgccgccgggcagcgcggcgcacGTCGCGGCGCTGGGCCTGGAGCTGCGCTGCGCCGAGGCggagggcggcggtggcggcggcggggggctgcggtgGCGGCGCGACGCGCCCGGCGCTTGGGCCTGCGAGCTGGGCAACGGCGGCTGCGAGGCGGCGTGCCGCGCCGAGCAcgggccgccgcgctgcctcTGCCCCGCTGGCAAGCGGCTGGGCGCCGACGGGCGCAGCTGCGCCTCGCCCTGCGCCGACGCgccctgccagcaccactgcGTGCCCGACGGCGCCGCCTTCCTCTGCATGTGCGACTCCGGCTACGAGCTGGCCGCCgacggcagcagctgcagggacgtCGACGACTGCGCCACCAAGCCAGGCATCTGCGACCAGGAGTGCGTCAACACCGACGGCGGCTTCGagtgccgctgccgccggggctaCGAGATGGTGGAGGGCCACTGCCGCTTCGTCTCCCACTGCTACGAGGCCCCCTGCAAGCACGAGTGCGAGGACGTGCCCGGCGGCTACCGCTGCCGCTGCTTCGAGGGCTACGCCGTGCACCCCCGCGAGCCCACGCAGTGCGTCCCGCACTGCGACCGCAGCGAGTGCCCGGCCGAGTGCGACCCGCACGCCCAGGACTCCTGCGAGTGCCCCGACGGCTTCATCTTCGACGACCGGGAGGGCGGCCTCAAGTTCTGCGTCGACATCGACGAGTGCGACATGAACTACTGCGACCACAACTGCACAAACCTCCCCGGCGGCTACACGTGCCACTGCGACGCGGGCTACGAGCTCCTCGACCAGCACCGCTGCGCCAAGGCGGGCGAGGAAGAGGGCGCGTATTCGGGCGACGCGGCGCCCGGCTCCGAAACGCCCGCCCCCACCCGGACGCCGCCGAAGGCGAGCCCCCTCCACCCCGGCGTTCTGGTTGGCATCGCGGTGGGTATCCTCTCCATGGTTTTGGTCCTGCTGGCTTTGGTCTACCACCTGGCGAAGAAGCGCTGCAGGTCCCCCTCCACCATGGATTATAAGTGCAACAGCGGCGCGGAGAAGGAGATGGGACTTCATCAGGTGACCCCGGGATGCACCGCTTCCAGCCAGAAACTGTAG
- the SSTR4 gene encoding somatostatin receptor type 4 — translation MSVDADHLPTGTQAVSVPVWTASSWTASEVPPNTSASLAEADQQGEAAWGGKAGEIAGMVVIQCIYALVCLLGLLGNSLVIFVILRYAKMKTATNIYLLNLAIADELFMLSIPFVATSAALHHWPFGRALCRTVLGVDGLNMFTSVFCLTVLSLDRYIAVVHPLRAATYRRPRVAKMVNGGVWLLSLLVASPIPIFAGTATTHDGQAVACNLLWPSPAWSAAFVVYTTLLGFLLPVLAMGLCYLLIVGKMRAVAQRVGWQQRRRSEGKLTRLVLMVVAMFVVCWMPFYVVQLVNLLLPGRLDATVNNASLILSYSNSCANPILYGFLSENFRHSFHGVLRRCVDTSFCCCHADSERAEEEEEEEEPLDYCAAPRGDDKSKGCMCPPLPCQQEPVHPEPCCKPGTLLTKTTTF, via the coding sequence ATGAGCGTGGACGCTGACCACCTCCCGACAGGAACCCAGGCGGTGAGCGTGCCCGTATGGACCGCATCCAGCTGGACGGCTTCCGAGGTCCCTCCCAACACGAGCGCCTCCTTGGCGGAAGCGGACCAGCAAGGGGAGGCGGCGTGGGGTGGCAAGGCAGGCGAGATTGCAGGGATGGTGGTGATACAGTGCATCTATGCCCTGGTGTGCCTGCTCGGCTTGCTGGGCAACTCCCTGGTGATCTTCGTGATCTTGCGCTACGCGAAGATGAAGACGGCCACCAACATCTACCTGCTCAACCTGGCCATTGCTGATGAACTCTTCATGCTTAGCATCCCCTTCGTGGCCACGTCGGCTGCCCTGCACCACTGGCCCTTTGGCCGGGCCCTGTGCCGCACCGTGTTGGGCGTAGATGGGCTTAACATGTTCACTAGTGTCTTCTGCTTGACTGTGCTCAGCCTGGACCGCTACATCGCAGTGGTGCACCCGCTCAGAGCAGCCACCTACCGCCGGCCTCGGGTGGCCAAGATGGTCAACGGGGGCGTGTGGCTGCTCTCGTTGCTGGTAGCTTCGCCCATCCCCATCTTTGCCGGTACGGCGACTACCCACGATGGCCAGGCAGTGGCATGCAACCTGCTGTGGCCGAGCCCCGCCTGGTCGGCCGCTTTTGTCGTCTATACGACCTTACTGGGCTTCCTGCTGCCGGTGCTAGCCATGGGTCTGTGCTACCTGCTGATCGTGGGCAAGATGCGGGCCGTGGCTCAGCGGGTGGGCTGGCAGCAGCGCCGGCGCTCCGAGGGCAAGCTCACGCGGCTGGTGCTCATGGTGGTTGCCATGTTCGTGGTGTGCTGGATGCCCTTCTACGTGGTCCAGCTGGTGAACCTCCTGCTGCCCGGCCGCTTGGATGCCACCGTGAACAACGCCTCCCTCATCCTCAGCTACTCCAACAGCTGCGCCAACCCCATCCTCTACGGCTTCCTCTCCGAGAACTTCCGGCACTCCTTCCACGGCGTGCTGCGGCGGTGCGTCGACAccagcttctgctgctgccaCGCTGACTCGGAgagggcggaggaggaggaggaggaagaggagcctcTCGACTACTGCGCCGCTCCGCGGGGGGACGACAAGAGCAAGGGCTGCATGTGCCCACCGCTGCCCTGCCAGCAGGAGCCCGTGCACCCCGAGCCCTGCTGCAAGCCTGGCACCCTCCTTACGAAGACCACCACCTTCTAA